One segment of Bacillus alkalisoli DNA contains the following:
- a CDS encoding carboxypeptidase regulatory-like domain-containing protein — MKLYYFKKHRKRFSIIMTVLLIVSLILPGFAGAQTQSSNLTIEEEVELEKQRAQDPDDFINGDNTKAINNGIPNLLDGINFDTKPAFDEDDFVLGGKVETDIVHKLDNEGTANIIVRLKDSVDMQKLSSTVSAMNNRTERVGTVVDQLKATAQNSQAGFLADLQKLEDQKIVSSVKPFWVINGVAATISKEALEILANREDVVKITLDREFQVPEVTVEEAPPRLPEWGLEKIFAPKVWGEYGVQGDGIVVGIMDTGVEGNHEALAHNYRGKDGNHQYSWIDVSGQGYKTPSDGHGHGTHVAGSAVGGGAGEPVGVAPGAEWIAAKIFTDGGGTTASAIHTAFEWFLAPGGDPSKAPHVVNNSWGSADTYRTEFLDGVKAWVAAGIFPLFAAGNDGPGSQTIGSPGSFPEAFAIGATDSGDQIASFSSRGPVFWTNENGEQKRYVKPEVSAPGHRIYSAWPGNGYNTISGTSMATPHVAGAIALILQSNPNLTIDEVASILENTARTEAHMGAVPNDTYGHGIVNVYQAVTEVAYAGEVKGTLLDEDGNGISGEIKFLKEGSSFTVKDGEVNFKVREGIHEIEVYSFGYHGLKQTIEVNKGEVTQVAWTLEEAERFDVTGTVTYENGSPVAFAYVRVVGAPLETARTNENGQFSINAIPQDNYTLVVNGQGIKQKSVSVDVTKNMTVNITVSTVSIDSQLDWSTSKNNNSRNAVSIAEVDAEKLAESWSFTSPGQVLFSSPVIAEGKVVFTTDRGYVIVLDQNSGEEQWSVRTGNTNRSTPTVVDGTVYVAGGSDALIYAIDLVTGMTKWTKRLEYPAIYEAPIYDNGVLYVTSYLSNDAKAVALNANNGDKIWEANVGNESFFGAAMGEDTLFVATYASRQIKAISKTDGSEKWTVTADNQGFAASPVYHDGVIYAVSVNFSNGSGTLHAYNASNGNKLWSTTGIGDTQAGSPIIFDDLVVIGSAANTYIKAFNKNTGELVWETNNGSTMVNTGAISGNGYLFVTDLASNLNVYDVFTGEKLSTYSLKNISTAGVALTEGQVVVGDHSGVTSFEAPGTLSGTIKGKAGQPVQAKITLLNAGKSVEADENGKYVMSAHPGTYEVKIAYYGLQQSIEEIKFISGYSLNQDFTLEDAGTGSISGTVKNKRSGVGLEGVTISVVDTPLQVVTDSQGNFSFTEVYEGAFDVQFSIGGYVDSLQTINVVAGENTLVPFDMTPVDVVVLDDHNGDIVRFLNNNNISAEERGWDVVEDISSYQVLYMNGTYRSMGNRPDKESFDNLINAAKENDVSVVFADTWGISYGSLRLLWEFYGDPAQYDSDYYNATVRLRVDEEHPILDGLEKGGTYTIHHNGDLAWFNQYSGRHLATVGSSRIGMVGSGIAYKAVSEESAHLLLSTHSASPWVSPYNGWLTPQQQILINGVNFLLDASYGQISGAVVDEEGNTIEATVEVIETGVNVQVDGTTGQYELFHDDGVFNVAFRKGGYATKFVEVTFENGQPLVENVVMEVSNSGTISGQVVNKISGQSIPYAEIELYDEEGILVESSVSSINGNYEITGLDEARYELKIVLRDYVTHTERIEVGSEPISLNIEMYPAPKVGIIGDATTGSLRGILDGVGIEATNYTNIANITPHIENLDVIFFNDQSVASVTLEALESFLAEADKHEVSVIFGDTYWTGSGLNHLVNRFGDPKSRTTHRDYNSSAGYVVLEENPIFGNSKVGDFIDILLPNRSDIAYFEGYSGYPLATIKHQDHTNAHGLGIAYKPRTSSSMELLMGGHGISFTHDARHYTQNGLDIFVNAILWAAYVEYNTVEGTITDQDGNPVYAKVEIEEFGISTWTNPETGYFTLAALDGEYELEISSFGYQDKNITVNIDEDLEEQQIKLDLKEDNGSLEGKFVDDNPLEGGVEGVHIDVVGYPREGTTDSNGEVIIDRLEPGTYTLMVTKEGYVQLEIDVEITPNGKTILKRNLKPSPTIGVIVDAQTSSSVKLEDYLTGRGYIVEQLYYTDLDRIKDMDLIFANSDYNNSLNPEKGVFVEFLKELDRTETPVIWPGNGGPRGSIRFLVEHIGNPASHVMGGLSAAQQTLEATVLAEHPIFEGVATDEDGKFKYTSRYYNGFSGYTGTTIATANHSVQGDLGSLVAYGGRTLNSVEVLLASMTFGYGFTEGGHFDQNRERIVNNAILWALDNKEELVGEIHGQVSNNFDRNVKATITVEETGYTFETEQDGSFFLALDSGTYTLTIEGFGHHSESFEVDVVRGDKLNETFVLTSEDAGLVKGQVKSVDTNQGVEGATIQLVGTPLRATTDAQGFYELQAPVGEYSVRVAANGYSPQVISAIVGDNEEVTVNFTLSISEKIAVVGTAANNNRIIPLLETNGYEAIAWVNSNIPQLMEELDEYALVILNDRNTSAMPEAVFKQFIDLADSLSISIIFPSQFSGGTIRDLNAFYGDPQQVAQGFVPNHINYKVTEKHPIFAGYEVGDVIRIADNGNSNQQYSLFENYSGTRIADLTHDANGRIGSGLAYEFRTANSVHLLLGSLQAGSYGSPDVRWTDDAKQIYINAVDWALSASLGEINGVVTDVEGNPIQGASVTIPGQGATVQTNGEGFYRLGVGIGEYEVRVQARGFVPQTQTATIEELGQLAELNFEMEQTDRMNLSGNVTDLQGNGLSGAVATLVEKEGNFEESVETNKDGYYQFDELLAGEYRLTVEVNGYQTVESDIKIEAGENVVLDFTLSDFNIAVLGDVKEAVSTFLNENGHAAQRSDWDIVNDVYNYEIIIVNSSKATEEQVNKLIEESDKYETSLIFVDTWGNDGSLPLLEKAIGNPTRAEHGYNQGAVYLDIKPHELFEGLGNGPIRIHSDKSPYSTFKDYEGITLASLIVDGVDKGASIAYDFRSENHMHLLLSSYAVNNMIGPKQGWTNQGQQLYLQAIEWAKDGVQSLPILPVWSEETVTSSDGSATVTGTAEYRTTVQVLHGEEVLATVTPKRDGTFTVELQGLADGSYELVLKASNFAGDVVSENALTLLVDTQAPELTVASPTTNFVTGKEVADVNGSVTDANLDRVEVNGKAVDVNKNGEFSTRTILVEGTNTITIEAFDTLGHSTKVERTVTVILGSPVLTDVTPSSDQYVKPGEKIEVSFRSESFGGNASFSIKLPASIASTNETSSTMVEVEPGFYKGTWTVPTNTNLQGAIVEVKLVDVAGNKGTAQASGKLYISSEQINRIFGTSRIDTAIETSKNGWASSDVVVLARGDNYADALAGVPLAHKLGAPILLTRSTLATETLKEIERLGATNVIVLGGELAVSEGTVNTLKSKGLEVRRIAGANRYETAALIAKEVAPNGAEKAVVVSGRNFPDALSVASHAAKQGLPILLTNTNVLPESTESALNELGVTSTIVIGGSLVVTDTVMATLPNPERVSGTSRYDTNVEVAKKFGVTNKHMYVATGIDFADALTGAVLAAKNDSAILLVGNNVPGVVSQFMTSQGVERVTIFGGEIAVSKEVESALERILP, encoded by the coding sequence TTGAAACTATATTACTTCAAGAAACATCGTAAAAGATTTTCAATCATAATGACGGTATTACTAATAGTTAGTTTAATACTACCCGGATTTGCAGGGGCTCAAACTCAATCAAGTAATTTAACAATTGAGGAAGAAGTGGAACTTGAAAAACAACGAGCACAAGATCCAGATGATTTTATTAATGGAGATAACACAAAAGCTATTAATAATGGGATACCAAATTTATTAGACGGTATTAACTTTGATACAAAGCCTGCTTTTGATGAAGATGACTTTGTCCTTGGTGGGAAAGTAGAAACCGATATCGTACATAAGCTAGACAATGAAGGGACAGCTAATATCATTGTACGCTTAAAAGACTCGGTAGATATGCAAAAGCTTTCAAGCACAGTATCAGCTATGAACAACAGAACTGAAAGAGTTGGAACAGTTGTTGATCAGTTAAAAGCAACTGCTCAAAATTCACAAGCTGGTTTTTTAGCAGATTTACAAAAGCTTGAAGATCAAAAAATTGTTAGCAGTGTGAAACCGTTCTGGGTTATCAACGGTGTTGCTGCAACAATTAGTAAAGAGGCATTAGAGATTCTTGCAAATAGAGAAGATGTTGTGAAAATTACACTAGACAGAGAATTCCAAGTTCCAGAAGTAACAGTTGAGGAAGCCCCTCCTAGATTACCAGAATGGGGTCTGGAAAAAATATTTGCTCCGAAAGTATGGGGGGAATATGGGGTACAAGGTGACGGAATTGTAGTAGGTATCATGGATACCGGGGTTGAAGGGAATCATGAAGCGCTAGCTCATAACTATCGTGGAAAAGATGGAAACCACCAATATTCTTGGATTGATGTTTCAGGTCAAGGATATAAAACTCCAAGTGACGGTCATGGTCATGGCACACACGTTGCTGGTTCAGCTGTAGGTGGTGGAGCTGGTGAACCTGTCGGAGTTGCCCCAGGTGCAGAATGGATAGCAGCAAAAATTTTCACTGATGGTGGTGGAACAACAGCTTCTGCTATTCATACGGCTTTTGAGTGGTTTTTAGCTCCTGGTGGAGATCCAAGTAAAGCACCTCATGTTGTAAATAACTCATGGGGAAGTGCAGATACTTATCGAACAGAATTTTTAGATGGTGTAAAGGCATGGGTTGCAGCAGGGATTTTCCCATTGTTTGCTGCAGGTAATGATGGACCAGGATCACAGACTATTGGTTCTCCTGGTAGTTTCCCAGAAGCGTTTGCAATTGGAGCAACAGATAGTGGCGACCAAATTGCTTCCTTCTCAAGTCGTGGCCCAGTTTTCTGGACAAATGAAAATGGTGAACAAAAACGCTATGTAAAGCCGGAAGTTTCCGCACCAGGGCATAGAATTTACTCTGCTTGGCCAGGTAACGGATATAACACTATTAGTGGTACCTCCATGGCAACTCCTCACGTTGCAGGGGCAATCGCGTTAATTTTACAAAGTAATCCTAATTTAACAATTGATGAAGTTGCAAGTATTCTTGAAAATACAGCTCGTACGGAAGCGCACATGGGGGCAGTACCGAACGACACGTATGGTCATGGAATCGTTAACGTTTATCAAGCAGTAACAGAAGTTGCTTATGCAGGAGAAGTAAAAGGAACATTACTTGATGAGGATGGGAATGGTATTTCTGGTGAAATTAAATTCCTTAAAGAAGGAAGTAGCTTTACTGTAAAAGATGGAGAAGTTAACTTTAAAGTCCGCGAAGGTATACATGAAATTGAAGTATATTCCTTCGGGTACCATGGGCTAAAGCAAACAATTGAAGTGAATAAAGGTGAAGTAACACAAGTGGCATGGACGCTTGAAGAAGCAGAGCGCTTTGATGTAACAGGTACTGTAACTTATGAAAATGGTAGTCCAGTTGCATTCGCTTATGTTCGTGTTGTTGGCGCACCTCTTGAAACAGCAAGAACAAATGAAAATGGACAATTTTCTATTAATGCAATACCGCAAGACAATTATACTTTGGTAGTAAATGGACAAGGTATAAAACAAAAATCAGTATCAGTCGATGTTACAAAAAATATGACGGTTAATATTACAGTTTCTACTGTTTCTATTGATAGCCAATTAGATTGGTCTACCTCAAAAAATAATAATAGTAGAAATGCAGTGAGTATTGCTGAAGTAGATGCAGAAAAACTAGCTGAGAGTTGGTCATTTACATCACCTGGACAAGTATTGTTTAGTTCGCCGGTTATAGCTGAAGGAAAAGTTGTCTTTACAACTGACCGAGGTTATGTGATTGTTTTAGATCAAAATAGTGGTGAGGAACAATGGTCTGTTAGAACAGGTAATACAAACCGTTCGACACCTACTGTAGTAGATGGCACAGTATATGTTGCAGGTGGTTCCGATGCATTAATTTATGCTATCGATTTAGTGACGGGTATGACAAAATGGACAAAACGTTTAGAATATCCTGCTATTTACGAGGCACCGATTTATGATAATGGAGTTCTATACGTTACATCTTATTTATCAAACGATGCGAAAGCTGTCGCATTAAATGCTAATAATGGAGATAAGATTTGGGAAGCTAACGTAGGTAACGAATCATTCTTCGGGGCTGCAATGGGTGAAGACACTTTATTTGTTGCTACTTATGCGAGTAGACAAATTAAAGCAATCTCTAAAACAGATGGTTCTGAAAAATGGACTGTTACTGCAGACAACCAAGGGTTTGCAGCTAGTCCTGTATATCATGACGGTGTCATATATGCAGTTAGTGTAAACTTTAGCAACGGTTCTGGCACACTACATGCTTATAATGCTTCGAATGGTAATAAGTTATGGAGTACTACTGGTATTGGAGATACACAAGCAGGATCCCCTATAATTTTCGATGATTTAGTAGTGATTGGCTCTGCTGCAAACACTTATATTAAAGCGTTTAACAAGAATACAGGGGAACTAGTTTGGGAAACGAATAATGGAAGTACAATGGTGAATACGGGAGCGATTTCTGGAAATGGATATTTATTTGTTACAGATCTAGCGTCAAATCTAAATGTGTATGACGTGTTTACTGGAGAGAAATTAAGCACGTATAGTTTGAAAAACATCAGTACAGCTGGTGTTGCATTAACAGAAGGTCAAGTTGTTGTAGGTGATCATTCTGGGGTTACTAGCTTTGAAGCGCCAGGTACATTATCTGGAACAATTAAAGGAAAAGCTGGTCAACCTGTTCAGGCAAAAATTACACTTCTGAATGCTGGGAAATCTGTAGAAGCAGATGAGAACGGCAAATATGTCATGAGTGCACACCCAGGTACGTATGAAGTGAAAATAGCTTATTATGGGTTACAACAATCTATAGAAGAAATAAAATTTATTTCCGGCTATAGTTTAAATCAAGACTTTACGTTAGAAGATGCAGGTACTGGCTCAATATCAGGTACTGTAAAAAATAAAAGAAGTGGTGTTGGTCTTGAAGGTGTTACTATCTCAGTAGTTGACACACCATTACAAGTTGTGACTGACTCACAAGGTAACTTCAGTTTTACCGAAGTGTATGAAGGAGCATTTGACGTTCAGTTCTCTATTGGTGGTTATGTTGATTCTCTACAGACAATTAATGTAGTGGCTGGTGAAAACACACTAGTACCATTTGATATGACACCAGTTGATGTTGTAGTATTAGATGATCATAACGGTGACATTGTTCGTTTCTTAAATAACAACAATATCTCTGCTGAAGAACGCGGTTGGGATGTTGTAGAAGATATATCAAGTTATCAAGTGTTATACATGAACGGAACTTACAGATCAATGGGCAATAGACCTGATAAAGAATCGTTTGATAACTTAATAAACGCAGCAAAAGAAAATGACGTTAGTGTTGTGTTTGCAGATACATGGGGAATCAGTTACGGAAGCTTAAGACTTCTATGGGAGTTTTATGGCGACCCAGCTCAATATGACTCAGATTATTACAATGCTACTGTAAGACTAAGAGTAGACGAAGAACATCCAATACTTGATGGATTAGAAAAAGGTGGTACTTATACTATTCACCATAATGGTGACTTAGCTTGGTTTAACCAATATTCTGGCCGCCATTTAGCTACAGTTGGAAGCAGTAGAATTGGAATGGTTGGATCGGGAATTGCCTATAAAGCTGTTTCAGAAGAAAGTGCACACTTATTACTTTCAACTCATTCGGCTTCACCATGGGTTTCCCCATATAATGGATGGTTAACACCACAACAACAGATTCTTATTAACGGAGTCAACTTCTTATTAGATGCTTCATATGGACAAATTTCTGGTGCAGTAGTTGATGAAGAAGGAAATACTATTGAAGCAACAGTTGAAGTGATAGAAACTGGAGTGAATGTTCAAGTTGATGGTACAACAGGTCAATATGAATTATTCCATGACGATGGTGTCTTCAATGTTGCTTTTAGAAAAGGTGGCTACGCAACGAAATTTGTAGAAGTGACTTTTGAAAATGGTCAACCATTAGTGGAAAATGTTGTAATGGAAGTTTCCAATAGTGGAACAATTTCCGGACAAGTGGTAAATAAAATTTCTGGACAATCCATCCCATATGCTGAAATCGAACTTTATGATGAAGAAGGAATATTGGTAGAATCTTCTGTTAGTTCCATTAACGGTAACTACGAAATCACAGGGCTTGATGAGGCTAGGTATGAATTAAAGATTGTTCTTCGTGACTATGTAACGCACACAGAGAGAATTGAGGTAGGAAGTGAACCTATTTCACTCAATATTGAAATGTATCCTGCTCCTAAAGTAGGAATAATTGGAGATGCTACAACAGGTTCTTTAAGAGGAATTTTAGATGGAGTTGGCATAGAAGCAACAAACTATACTAACATTGCTAATATCACACCTCATATAGAAAACTTAGATGTCATTTTCTTTAACGACCAATCTGTTGCATCTGTAACGCTTGAAGCTTTAGAAAGTTTTTTAGCTGAGGCTGACAAGCATGAAGTAAGTGTTATTTTTGGAGACACATATTGGACAGGTTCAGGATTAAACCATTTAGTTAATCGTTTTGGAGATCCAAAGTCTAGAACAACTCATAGAGACTACAACAGCTCTGCAGGGTATGTGGTCTTAGAAGAGAATCCAATTTTCGGTAACAGTAAAGTTGGAGATTTTATTGATATCCTTTTACCAAATAGAAGTGATATTGCATATTTCGAAGGATATTCAGGTTACCCATTAGCTACAATCAAGCACCAAGATCATACTAATGCACATGGACTTGGAATCGCTTATAAACCACGTACTTCTTCTAGTATGGAGTTATTAATGGGTGGTCATGGAATTTCATTCACACATGATGCGAGACATTATACACAAAATGGATTAGATATTTTTGTGAATGCTATCCTATGGGCGGCATATGTGGAATACAATACGGTCGAAGGTACTATTACAGATCAAGATGGTAACCCAGTGTATGCCAAAGTGGAGATTGAAGAATTTGGTATTAGTACATGGACTAATCCGGAAACTGGATACTTTACTCTCGCTGCATTAGACGGTGAATATGAATTAGAAATCAGTTCATTTGGATATCAAGATAAAAACATAACAGTTAACATTGATGAAGATTTAGAAGAACAACAGATTAAATTAGATTTAAAAGAAGATAATGGTTCTTTAGAAGGTAAGTTTGTGGATGACAATCCTCTAGAAGGAGGAGTCGAGGGAGTTCACATTGATGTAGTAGGCTATCCTAGAGAAGGAACTACTGACAGTAATGGTGAAGTTATAATTGATCGTCTAGAACCAGGAACATATACACTAATGGTTACAAAAGAAGGGTATGTTCAATTAGAAATAGACGTTGAAATTACACCAAATGGTAAAACGATACTTAAACGTAACTTAAAGCCTTCTCCAACAATTGGAGTAATTGTAGATGCACAAACTTCTTCTTCTGTTAAATTAGAAGATTACTTAACAGGCAGAGGTTATATAGTAGAGCAACTTTATTACACTGATTTAGATCGTATTAAAGATATGGATTTAATCTTTGCGAACTCGGATTATAACAATAGTTTAAACCCTGAAAAAGGTGTGTTTGTCGAGTTTTTGAAAGAGTTAGACCGTACGGAAACACCTGTTATTTGGCCTGGTAACGGTGGTCCTAGAGGAAGTATTCGATTCCTAGTTGAACATATTGGAAATCCTGCATCACATGTAATGGGTGGACTTTCAGCTGCTCAACAAACATTAGAAGCGACTGTATTAGCAGAACACCCGATTTTTGAAGGTGTTGCTACAGATGAAGATGGTAAGTTCAAATATACTAGTCGTTATTACAATGGGTTCTCTGGCTACACTGGTACAACAATTGCAACTGCAAATCATTCTGTACAAGGTGATTTAGGCTCATTAGTTGCATACGGTGGCCGTACTTTAAATAGTGTCGAAGTTTTACTTGCAAGTATGACTTTCGGATACGGCTTTACGGAAGGTGGACATTTCGACCAAAACCGTGAACGTATTGTAAACAACGCAATTCTTTGGGCACTAGATAACAAAGAGGAGTTAGTTGGTGAAATTCATGGTCAAGTTTCCAATAACTTTGATCGTAACGTAAAAGCAACGATTACTGTTGAAGAAACAGGTTATACGTTTGAAACAGAACAAGACGGATCATTCTTCCTTGCACTAGATTCAGGCACTTACACACTAACAATTGAAGGTTTTGGACACCATTCAGAAAGTTTTGAAGTAGATGTTGTTCGTGGTGATAAGTTAAATGAAACTTTCGTATTAACTTCTGAAGATGCTGGACTAGTTAAAGGACAAGTAAAATCAGTTGACACAAATCAAGGAGTTGAAGGTGCAACAATTCAATTAGTTGGAACACCTTTAAGAGCAACTACTGACGCACAAGGTTTTTATGAATTACAAGCTCCTGTAGGAGAGTATAGTGTTCGTGTAGCTGCTAATGGTTATTCACCTCAAGTTATTTCGGCAATAGTTGGAGATAACGAAGAAGTAACAGTCAACTTCACATTAAGTATTTCTGAAAAAATTGCAGTGGTAGGTACAGCTGCAAACAATAACAGAATCATTCCGTTATTAGAAACAAATGGATATGAGGCAATTGCTTGGGTAAACTCAAACATTCCTCAATTAATGGAAGAACTTGATGAGTATGCGTTAGTTATCTTAAATGACCGCAATACTTCGGCAATGCCAGAAGCTGTATTTAAACAATTTATTGACTTAGCGGATAGTTTATCTATAAGCATTATCTTCCCAAGTCAATTCAGTGGTGGAACTATTAGGGATTTAAATGCGTTCTATGGTGATCCACAGCAAGTGGCACAAGGTTTTGTACCTAATCACATTAACTACAAAGTAACTGAAAAGCATCCAATCTTTGCAGGTTACGAAGTTGGAGATGTGATCCGTATTGCAGATAACGGTAACTCAAACCAACAATACTCTCTATTTGAGAACTATAGTGGAACGAGGATAGCTGATCTTACACATGATGCAAACGGAAGAATTGGTAGTGGTCTAGCTTATGAATTTAGAACTGCCAACAGTGTGCACTTATTACTTGGTAGTTTACAAGCAGGGTCATATGGAAGTCCTGACGTGAGATGGACAGATGACGCTAAGCAAATTTATATTAATGCTGTTGACTGGGCACTATCTGCAAGCCTAGGAGAAATCAACGGTGTAGTAACGGACGTAGAAGGTAATCCGATTCAAGGTGCATCTGTTACTATTCCTGGTCAAGGTGCAACAGTTCAAACAAATGGCGAAGGTTTCTATCGATTAGGTGTAGGTATTGGAGAATACGAAGTGCGAGTACAAGCTCGTGGTTTTGTACCTCAAACTCAAACAGCTACTATTGAGGAACTAGGTCAATTGGCAGAGCTGAACTTTGAGATGGAACAAACAGATCGTATGAATTTATCTGGAAATGTAACGGATCTACAAGGAAATGGTTTATCTGGAGCTGTGGCAACGCTAGTAGAAAAAGAAGGAAACTTTGAAGAATCTGTTGAGACAAATAAAGATGGTTATTACCAATTTGATGAATTACTAGCAGGTGAATATCGCTTAACAGTAGAAGTGAATGGATACCAAACAGTTGAATCGGATATTAAGATTGAAGCTGGTGAGAATGTTGTATTAGACTTCACATTAAGTGACTTTAACATTGCAGTACTAGGGGATGTAAAAGAAGCAGTATCTACATTCTTAAATGAAAATGGTCATGCAGCACAAAGAAGCGATTGGGATATTGTAAACGATGTTTACAATTATGAAATTATCATTGTAAACTCTAGCAAAGCGACTGAAGAACAAGTAAATAAATTAATTGAAGAAAGTGACAAGTATGAAACAAGCTTAATTTTTGTTGATACTTGGGGGAATGATGGGTCGCTTCCTTTACTAGAAAAAGCAATTGGTAACCCTACTCGTGCAGAGCACGGTTATAACCAAGGAGCGGTGTATCTAGATATTAAACCTCATGAACTATTCGAAGGTTTAGGAAATGGACCGATTCGCATCCATAGCGACAAGAGCCCATACTCCACATTCAAAGACTATGAAGGTATTACACTAGCGAGCTTAATTGTAGACGGAGTAGACAAAGGAGCGAGTATCGCATATGACTTCCGCAGTGAAAACCATATGCATTTACTACTGTCCTCTTACGCTGTTAACAACATGATTGGCCCGAAACAAGGGTGGACGAATCAAGGTCAACAGTTGTATTTACAAGCAATTGAGTGGGCAAAAGACGGAGTACAGTCTTTACCAATTTTACCGGTATGGAGTGAAGAAACTGTTACTTCTTCTGACGGATCAGCAACAGTAACAGGAACTGCTGAGTACAGAACAACTGTTCAAGTACTACATGGTGAAGAAGTTTTAGCAACAGTAACTCCTAAACGTGATGGAACATTCACAGTTGAACTTCAAGGCTTAGCGGACGGAAGTTACGAACTAGTATTAAAAGCTAGTAACTTTGCAGGTGATGTGGTAAGTGAAAATGCTTTAACATTATTAGTAGATACTCAAGCGCCAGAGTTAACGGTTGCATCTCCAACTACTAATTTCGTAACAGGTAAAGAAGTAGCAGATGTAAATGGTTCAGTAACCGATGCTAACTTAGACCGTGTAGAAGTAAATGGTAAAGCAGTTGACGTGAATAAAAATGGAGAATTTTCTACTCGAACTATTCTCGTAGAAGGAACAAATACAATTACTATTGAGGCATTTGATACGTTAGGTCACTCTACTAAAGTAGAAAGAACCGTAACAGTCATACTTGGTTCACCTGTTCTAACAGATGTGACACCATCCTCTGACCAATATGTAAAACCAGGAGAAAAAATAGAAGTTTCGTTCCGTAGTGAATCGTTTGGTGGTAATGCGAGCTTCTCTATTAAATTACCGGCAAGCATTGCTTCTACTAACGAAACAAGTAGCACAATGGTTGAAGTAGAACCAGGATTCTACAAAGGAACTTGGACAGTACCTACTAATACAAACCTTCAAGGTGCAATAGTTGAGGTGAAATTAGTAGATGTAGCTGGTAACAAAGGAACGGCACAAGCCTCTGGTAAACTATATATTAGTTCAGAGCAGATTAACCGTATCTTCGGAACATCTCGCATAGACACAGCGATTGAAACGAGTAAAAATGGTTGGGCATCTTCTGATGTTGTTGTGTTAGCACGTGGCGATAACTATGCCGATGCACTAGCTGGTGTACCATTAGCACATAAACTAGGGGCACCGATTTTATTAACAAGATCAACTTTAGCAACAGAAACATTAAAAGAAATTGAAAGATTAGGAGCAACTAATGTAATCGTACTTGGAGGAGAGTTAGCTGTAAGCGAAGGCACAGTTAACACATTGAAATCTAAAGGCTTAGAAGTAAGAAGAATTGCTGGGGCAAATCGTTATGAAACAGCAGCTCTAATTGCAAAAGAAGTAGCACCAAATGGCGCTGAAAAAGCAGTCGTAGTAAGTGGAAGAAACTTCCCAGACGCATTATCTGTTGCATCTCATGCAGCGAAACAAGGGCTGCCTATTCTATTAACTAACACAAATGTACTTCCAGAGAGTACTGAAAGTGCACTGAATGAACTAGGTGTAACTAGTACTATTGTTATTGGTGGAAGTTTGGTAGTAACAGATACTGTTATGGCAACACTTCCGAATCCAGAGCGAGTTAGTGGCACAAGTCGTTACGATACAAACGTAGAAGTAGCGAAGAAGTTTGGTGTAACGAACAAGCACATGTATGTTGCGACTGGTATAGATTTCGCTGACGCATTAACAGGCGCAGTTTTAGCAGCGAAAAACGATAGCGCAATTCTATTAGTTGGAAACAACGTACCTGGAGTGGTTTCACAGTTTATGACAAGCCAAGGAGTAGAAAGAGTAACGATCTTTGGTGGTGAAATAGCGGTAAGTAAAGAGGTGGAAAGTGCTTTAGAAAGAATACTTCCATAA